In Macaca mulatta isolate MMU2019108-1 chromosome 16, T2T-MMU8v2.0, whole genome shotgun sequence, the sequence tgccttggcctcccaaagggctgggattgcaagcatgagctactgcgcctggcctagacattttttttaaagaaaggataCTGGGACATCTCATGGAACTGAAAGACCAGCTGAAGCCCCCAGCCTGGAGCTGGGGCAGAAAGTGAGGCAGTTCCAGGGACCTCGGGACAGAAGTTCGTAGACCTCTTTCCTTGGGACACTGCCAGAAACTCACTTCTGCTCTAGCAGCAACCAGACTGAGTTTCTCAGGTCCAAATTTCAAATCTCTCCAAGAGTCTGATTGGCCAGCTACATGAGATGGCCAACCTGGGTAGATGAGCTTGGGCTGAAGAggcggcttttttttttttttttttttccgagatggcctctccctctgtcacccaggctggagtgcagtggctccatctcggctgactgcaagctccgcctcccgggttcatcccgggttcacgccattctcctgcctcagcctccggagtagctgggactacaggcgcccgccaccacgcccgactaatttttttgtatttttagtacagactgggtttcaacgtgttagccaggatggtctcgatctcctgacctcgtaatccgcccgcctcagcctcccaaagtgttgggattacaggcgtgagccactgcgcccggccaagggagGCCGCTCGGGTTTTAACAACATGGCCACTTGGGGGCAGCCATGAGTCAGTTTACCAGAATCCAAGTCGTTGGCCCGTTTTCAGCTTGATACTTcactgtatttatttgttttgcttaacCATCCGGTCTTAATTACCtggcttttgttttgtcttcacAACAGCATTTTGGAAGAATGTTGAATGCAAAGGAGCTGAGTCAGCTGTCTGCTGTTGAGCTGGAGACAGAGGGGGAGATTGATTATAAATGGCCCCCAACCTTGACAAAAGTCTCAAGAAATGTGGAGAAGCCCCTGAAAAAAACTGAGATTAAGCTTCTTTCACCCTagcagaaaaaaagcaggaagtTAGGAATCAAGCTGCCAAATAAGGAAGTTGTATTTATTGCATGCTTGGGTTTTGGACTAAGAGTTTACCCCTAGGCGAGTCTCATACCCTTTCTTTCCCTGTCCTGCAAAGCTTAACATGGGAGGTAGAGATTtgtgtctcttcttcttcttctcgctcactcttttttttttttttttctttcccagtcaGGCACTCTCTGTACCCATGCCACCCTGAGGAAGACAAAATATGAGAGGGTCTAGCAAAGCCTCTGCAAAAATGATTAATGTGAATATTCTCATCCTGACTTCCTATGAAAAgttgtattataaaataaaagaataattgaagaaaatacaGATCCATAAAAATCCATAAAGATGGGCAGGAAAAATGAAGAGTTCTATGGGGCTCTTAATAGGTCAAGACCCAGAGGGCAGAGATCATCTGGCAGGCTGGAAACTGGCTAGGTATCTAGAATGGCTTGTGTACTGGGGTGAAGTGCGAAATTGAAGCAGAGCAGGAGAAGGATGTGAaagatatttttctatgtattaaGAGTGCACCGgccgaatgtggtggctcacgcctgtaatcccagcatttttgggaggctgaggcaggtggattgcttgggcacaggagtttgagaccagccggggcaacatggtagaatcccgtctctaccaaaaatacaaaaattagccaggtgtgatggtgccagcctgtagtcccagttactcgggaggctggggtgggaggatcacttgagcttgggaggtggaggttacagtgagtcaagatcaagtgagccaagatcacaccactgcactgcagcctaggtgacagagtaagaccctatctcaaaaaaaaaaaaaaagtaaaaataaaagagtgtaTCTCTGCCCACATCCCTTAACTTTGGTATTTCCTCCTGAGATTGAGAAAATATTCGAAATACTCCTTTATTTTGATCATTGTTCTGTTTCTCTCAACGTGACTGGATAGTTTCAGCCTAATAAGGCTTCTCCTGTTTTTGTGGGTTTACCTCTCTCTTCCGTAAACAAGGGCTTCCACTAAAGCCTGGTCATCACTGGGAGTTGAGGAGCTGGGCTTAGTCATTCTTTGCTGTAATAATTTTAACCGTGGCCAAGTTCCTGGAGGGCAGCAAAGGTAGGTTGGGATTCTTGATGTACTCTTGGACCCAGTCGTCACTGGGGTTGGTGCAGACTTCTCGGTTTCTTTTGGTGATGAAGCTGCAGAGGCAGAATTAGACCGTCATGGGCTGCAGACTCAGGCAGGGGTCCAGTGCACAACCCCACCTCTGGTTCACATGGAGCTCACCTTAGGTTCTTTAAAGCTTCCCTGGGCCTCTCCTGGCTGGGTTCCCTCAGACAGCctctctctctggcctcagaaccTTACCATCCCTTCTCTCAGTCCCTTCTCTGCTCAGCCTAGACCCTCAAGTTTGGGTTTCCTAATGGACCGCATAGCTAAAAGTGGCAAAATTAGGAATTAATCCCAGGCCCGTGAGAGCCAAAGGCCAAACCCATAGCCACTACTCCACTGCTTCTAGCATAGAGACCTGTTGGTCCCGTGTATCTCATTCCTGCCCCTGGGCTCCCTGTCCCCCTCCACAGAAATATCTACAAGGATGTGCTTACATGATTGCTGGCAGGTTACAGTTGAGGGCCTTTCTGTATCCCACCACCAGTCTCCATGGCAACACTTTCTCATAAAACTTCAGGCAGCAGGTGGATGGGGTGTTCACCCACTCAGGAACTTCTGAAGGAATCACATTGCAAGCTGAGCCACGGAAGCAGAGGGGAGACCACCActgcccacctctgtctcctaCCATTTGTGTTTCACTGCTCTGATAGCAAAGCCGTCTGTTAGAGGAGACCAATGCTAGCTTGACAGGTAATGGAGAAAGGGTAAACGATGAATCCCTCTGGGGGACATACATTTAGAACCCTCAGCCTCTGAGCTGAGTGTCAACTACAAATGACTTGGTTATTCACACTTGCCAAGGAACCGGGAGGAAGCTGGCTCACTCTTTTGTTTATTGGTGACTTGATCTGGCAAACATGGGTTGAGCTAGTATGCCGGGCTCTGTGGAGGTAAAAACATGAGGAGGATACAGTCACTACCCTTAAGTAACTTACAGAGTAGTCAGGGTTGAAAGGGaaattgaaaagttaaacaaacacTACCATAGAATGTGGTCCAGGATAGAACAGACTTTGGTATAAGGTGCTATGGGAACACAATGAGGGGCCCCTAACCCATCCTCGGTGGTTGAGGACGAAGTCTCAAAGCAAGTGAGGCCTGCATTGATTCGTAAAGGATGAGCAGGATTTAGACACacagctgggtgttgtggctcaggcctgtaatcccagcactttgggaggccgaggcgagcgaatcatctgaggtcagaagtttgagaccagcctggccaacatagtgaaaccctgtctctactaacaaaaattagccgggcatggtggtgcatgcctgtaatcccagctactcaggaggctgaggcaggagaatcacttaaacccgggagtcagaggttgtagtgagccaagatcgcgccactgcacttcagcctggacgaaggagtgactctatctcaaaaggaaaagaaagaaatgcaggaaAGCTTGAAGGTAGGGGAAGCTCAGTGTGTCTTGGGAGTGCTGGACAGTTTGGGTGGCTGACATGTAAGGTAGGAAGGAATGAATGGGCAGAGATGAAactggagagagaggagggtCTGTTCACACACCTGCTGAACTACTGAGTAATTTGGACTCTATCTTAGGGCACtggagaggcggaggttacggggAAGGGTGAGAGAGTAGAGCCGTTAGAGACAGAAGTTAGAGCTGGAGGAAAAAGTACATGATTTAGGCTTTGGTGTCAGACAGCTTGGGCTGGAATTTTGACTTGACTGGAATTTTGACTTGAATCATGGGCAAATTTCCTAATCTCCCtaggtttcagtttcctcattcattAAGTGGGGGTAAATGATACTTGTACCCTAGGATCGTGGTTAGAATTCGGTGAGAAAATGATTGGAAAGCCCTTAACTCAGAGTCTGGCACACAGAAAGTCTCAATCAGTGCTTATTATAGTTAAGAGCCAACGGTAGTAATGACCGCTCTTCTTGCCTTGGAAATGGCTCTTTCCTCCCGCCTCTTTGATGCATGCAGGCTACTGGACTTGATTGGTTATTGTTGCTGTGTTTTCTTTGAGCTGTCCTGACTACGCATCAATTGGGGATACTACACAAGAGGTCAGTCCAGAGATCTCTCCCAGCCCCCAAACCTTCAGAGTGCAAATCTTTTTGTAGCTTGACCCCTTTGCCTCTAGAGAGTGGCAAAGCTTGGGACATCTTGAGAGCACCATCTTGCTGATCCATGTTTTGGGTGGGCCATTCTGTCTTTCTTGAAGCCTGAACCCACTGCACTGGCCTGATTGACTCTCCCAAAGAGCATTGTCTCCCCCTCCCACACAGTCCCTCCGTAAGTGATGCTCATATCACTGGTTCTCAAAGCAAAGTTTACAAAGACCAGGGTCATCCTGAGAGTATGTGGGCAGATTACATGGTGCACCTGACCCTTGCTCCTTTGTGTTTATACAGGCAGAGTCAGGCCAGACTACATGCCAGGGTGACcttaagagagaaaagagaccaggcgtggtggctcacgcctgtaatcctagcactttgggaggccgaggcggggggatcatgaggtcaggagtttaagaccagcctgaccaacatggtgaaaccccgtctctgctgaaaatacagaagttagctgggtgtagtggcgtgtgcctgtaatcccagctactcaggaggccgaggcaggagaatcacttgaacccgggaggcggagattgtggtgaaccaagatcacgccactgcactccagcctgggcaacaagagcgaaactccatcacaaacaacacaaaacaaaacaaaacaaaacaagcaaaaaacaaaaacaaaacaaaacaaaaaaacaagagagaaaagaatggcTGGGGCAGCCTAGGGCGGGTGGTACACAGCTTTGTCCCCCCCACGCCCGTCACCAGGTCCTCATAAGCGATGACAGAGGGAGGAGATACGGAAGGACAAAACAAACCCCATCCTCCATAGGCCGCAATTCTCCTTCTCCCCACAGCTCAAAAACCTTTCAACCCCTTCCTCTTTTCTGCAGATGTTATTTAGTCATAGACTGGGGGATGGAGAAGGGGACCATAGATTCCCAAACAGCCATTCCTCTGGGACTCATTTTGGTTGTCTGATAGTCCCAGCAACCTGTGCCAGCCACTTTGAGGAAGTGGTGTCTCGGTTCAGACTCCCAATTCCTGGGCTTAGACCGATTGTTTGAACCTTCCTTCCTCTCGTAACTCGTTCTTCCAGGGCACCTAccgcttttctttctcatctgcATGCTTCCCCCTCCCTTTCATTGCATGCAATTCTTGTTGCATTTTCTGCAGCTTTCTTGGCCTCTCCTGAGTGATCATTCCTGCTCACCACGCTTGCGACTCCTGAGGAAATGGTGACCCAGTTTCCTGGAACTACTTACCCCAGAGAGATCTGGACCAACCCCAGCTCTACTTACAAAGGGGAGAATTGGAGGTCAGGAGCTAGGCATGAAGGTGGGGAGAGCCCACAGGGGCCTATGAGGCCAGAGACCCAACAGCGCCCTTGGCACCACCTCCCTGCCAGCTGCTCCATCCCCTTTTCTCGTTCCTGCCCTACAGAGACAAGTGGACTCACTTGGCTGGCTGCAAGAAGCAGAAGTAATGATaaggatgaggatgaggagagACAGGGCAGCCTCGGAGACCTTCATCCTTTCAGCGGGGCTGTACAGCTTCGGGGAGAGCCGAGTGAAGACGTTGTCTGCTGCTGGTGGTCCGCTTGCCAACTACTCAGCTCTCTGGACCTTGACCACATCAGAGCGGGTAGAGGAGGAGAAACAACAGGCCTCAGTGTTTGCTGAAACAGAGGGCAGCGGAGGATGggacttggtgcagagctgaattcAGTAGAATTTGAATTCACATGAAGGAATGTGTGTCAGCTACCTTACATGCCCTATCTGATATAATCCTTAAAATAGTGAAGTAGCGATGGATGATGACTTCCCTGGGACTACTGAGGCTTAGAGGCTAAATAAATTGTCCAAGTCCACCTGGGTGGACAGGCAGGATGAAAAACCAGATCTAtttgatttcaccatgttacctgCCGCCATCTGTATGTTGGGGAAGGGGCAGGCAGG encodes:
- the CCL16 gene encoding C-C motif chemokine 16 isoform X1; this encodes MKVSEAALSLLILILIITSASCSQPKVPEWVNTPSTCCLKFYEKVLPWRLVVGYRKALNCNLPAIIFITKRNREVCTNPSDDWVQEYIKNPNLPLLPSRNLATVKIITAKND
- the CCL16 gene encoding C-C motif chemokine 16 isoform X2; amino-acid sequence: MKVSEAALSLLILILIITSASCSQPIPEWVNTPSTCCLKFYEKVLPWRLVVGYRKALNCNLPAIIFITKRNREVCTNPSDDWVQEYIKNPNLPLLPSRNLATVKIITAKND